The following are encoded together in the Flavobacterium sp. TR2 genome:
- a CDS encoding efflux RND transporter periplasmic adaptor subunit translates to MKSNIIKSTALLFTALVVLSCEKKKEETAKAEIEPKVETFLLAKEKLTTELRLPAELTGFQQVDLYAKVSSFVKTLKVDIGSKVKKGQLLIVLEAPEISSQLAAAESRLKSMEAIYATSKSTYNRLYETSKVEGTISKNDLEMASGKKNSDYAQLQAAIAAHKEIAIMRGYLEIRAPFDGVVAARNVNLGTFVGPAGKGSDLPLLTIQEQSKLRLAVSVPELYTGYLHPGDEMSFNVKSLPDTFSAKITRMSGALDLKLRSERVEMDVHNTKGNLLPGMVAEVLLPLNAKDSTFVVPKSAVVNSAEGLYVVKVVNHKATRVDIKKGREIEDKIEIFGDLTPNDKLVKIASEETKEGDVINE, encoded by the coding sequence ATGAAAAGCAACATTATAAAATCTACAGCCCTACTATTTACAGCTTTAGTTGTACTAAGCTGCGAAAAGAAAAAAGAAGAAACTGCAAAAGCAGAGATAGAACCTAAAGTAGAAACTTTTCTTTTAGCGAAAGAAAAACTAACAACAGAATTGCGTTTGCCAGCCGAATTAACAGGTTTCCAACAAGTTGATCTGTACGCGAAAGTGAGCAGTTTCGTAAAAACTTTAAAAGTAGATATTGGTTCTAAAGTAAAAAAAGGACAGCTTTTGATTGTTTTGGAAGCGCCAGAAATTAGTTCGCAATTGGCTGCAGCCGAATCGAGACTGAAATCTATGGAAGCGATTTATGCCACAAGCAAAAGCACTTACAACCGTTTGTACGAAACAAGCAAAGTGGAAGGAACAATTTCTAAAAACGACTTAGAAATGGCAAGCGGTAAAAAGAATTCTGATTACGCTCAGCTTCAAGCTGCCATTGCTGCTCATAAAGAAATTGCAATCATGAGAGGGTATTTAGAAATTCGTGCCCCTTTTGATGGTGTTGTAGCGGCTAGAAATGTCAATTTAGGAACATTTGTTGGGCCAGCAGGAAAAGGTTCAGATTTGCCTTTATTGACGATTCAGGAGCAGTCAAAATTACGTTTGGCGGTTTCAGTTCCAGAATTGTACACAGGCTATTTGCACCCAGGCGACGAAATGAGTTTTAATGTAAAATCTTTGCCAGATACGTTCTCAGCTAAAATTACAAGAATGTCTGGCGCTTTAGATTTGAAATTGCGTTCTGAAAGAGTCGAAATGGACGTTCACAACACCAAAGGAAACTTATTGCCTGGAATGGTTGCCGAGGTTCTGTTACCGCTTAACGCGAAAGACAGCACCTTTGTAGTGCCAAAATCGGCAGTGGTAAATTCTGCAGAGGGTCTATATGTAGTGAAAGTAGTAAACCACAAAGCAACAAGAGTGGACATCAAAAAAGGAAGAGAAATCGAAGATAAAATTGAAATTTTCGGCGATTTGACTCCAAACGATAAACTGGTAAAAATTGCCAGCGAAGAAACTAAAGAAGGCGATGTCATAAACGAATAA
- a CDS encoding DUF2683 family protein — protein MQAINITAYTEDASQIEAVKAFMKALKIKFEIANVKPYELSDEQQHILNDQVVSDKNLYTDAESLYTDLKKKYEL, from the coding sequence ATGCAAGCAATTAACATCACAGCATATACAGAAGATGCTTCTCAAATTGAAGCTGTAAAAGCTTTTATGAAAGCACTAAAAATCAAATTTGAGATCGCAAATGTAAAACCATATGAGCTATCTGACGAACAACAACATATATTAAATGATCAAGTTGTTTCAGATAAAAATCTCTACACTGATGCTGAATCTCTTTATACCGATTTAAAAAAGAAGTATGAATTATAA
- a CDS encoding efflux RND transporter periplasmic adaptor subunit, translating into MNPENARIPKNFIRENVQPIKTTMKMKNVIITSFILALVLSSCADKNQAPTAPPPPVLPVLAITSANTTTDSEYPASIQGTVDVEIRPQVSGNLDRIYVDEGAYVNKGQTLFKINERPFREQLNNALASLHAAEAALINANLEVDKLTPLVQNKVVSDYQLKTAKASQKIAAANIEQAKAMVGSAKINLGYTNVTAPVSGYIGRLPKKQGSLVSATDIEPLTTLSDVHEVFAYFSLGETDFINFKEQYAGNSLGDKIKKLPPVTLILADNSAYPKTGKIDMVDGQFDKTTGAITIRATFPNANGTLRSGNTGRIRLGLQHDDAILVPQAATVEMQDKVFVFTVGKDNKVTKMPITVVGKSGTNYLIKEGVKTGDQIVLSGIDKLQDGQAIQPEKSTKVAEVTNQK; encoded by the coding sequence ATGAATCCCGAGAATGCCAGAATACCAAAGAATTTTATCCGAGAAAATGTTCAACCAATTAAAACCACAATGAAAATGAAAAATGTAATTATAACCAGTTTTATTCTGGCCTTAGTTTTAAGCAGCTGTGCCGACAAAAATCAGGCTCCTACTGCTCCGCCTCCACCGGTTTTACCCGTTTTGGCTATCACAAGTGCAAATACAACAACTGACTCTGAATATCCTGCTTCTATACAAGGAACTGTTGATGTTGAAATTCGCCCTCAAGTGAGCGGAAACCTTGACAGAATTTATGTAGACGAAGGCGCTTATGTAAACAAAGGACAAACTTTATTTAAAATAAATGAGCGTCCATTCCGTGAGCAGTTAAACAACGCTCTGGCAAGTCTTCACGCTGCAGAAGCAGCTTTGATCAACGCTAATTTGGAAGTGGATAAACTGACTCCGCTAGTGCAGAACAAAGTAGTTTCTGACTATCAATTGAAAACAGCTAAAGCTTCTCAAAAAATTGCTGCTGCAAATATCGAACAAGCAAAAGCAATGGTAGGTTCTGCTAAAATTAATTTAGGATATACTAACGTAACGGCTCCAGTGAGCGGTTACATTGGAAGATTGCCTAAAAAACAGGGAAGTTTAGTTTCTGCTACAGATATTGAGCCTTTAACCACTTTATCAGACGTTCATGAAGTATTTGCTTATTTCTCTTTGGGTGAAACCGATTTCATCAACTTTAAAGAGCAATATGCAGGAAATTCATTAGGCGACAAAATCAAAAAACTGCCACCAGTAACTTTGATTTTAGCTGATAATAGCGCTTACCCAAAAACAGGAAAAATCGACATGGTTGACGGTCAGTTTGACAAAACTACTGGAGCAATCACGATTAGAGCAACTTTCCCAAATGCAAACGGGACATTGCGTTCTGGAAACACGGGAAGAATCCGTTTAGGATTACAGCACGACGATGCGATTTTAGTTCCACAGGCTGCTACAGTAGAAATGCAGGATAAAGTATTTGTTTTCACTGTAGGCAAAGACAACAAAGTGACTAAAATGCCTATAACGGTTGTAGGCAAAAGTGGAACCAATTATTTAATTAAAGAAGGTGTAAAAACCGGTGACCAAATCGTGTTGAGCGGTATTGACAAACTTCAGGATGGACAAGCGATTCAGCCAGAAAAATCAACTAAAGTTGCCGAAGTAACTAATCAAAAATAA
- a CDS encoding type II toxin-antitoxin system RelE/ParE family toxin yields the protein MNYKIIVSPIALKNIEEAVEYYILKVSKKVALDFLDDYKKAYKTLQLNPFFQFHDTNYRYLPLKKFPYVAFFIVDELSKTVFLNAVFHTSQNPEKYPVK from the coding sequence ATGAATTATAAGATTATAGTTTCTCCAATTGCATTAAAAAATATTGAAGAAGCTGTTGAATATTATATTTTAAAAGTTAGCAAAAAAGTTGCCTTAGATTTTCTTGATGATTATAAAAAAGCTTATAAAACCTTACAGCTAAATCCTTTCTTTCAATTTCACGATACTAATTATCGTTATCTTCCACTTAAAAAATTTCCTTACGTCGCATTTTTTATTGTTGATGAATTATCAAAAACGGTGTTTTTAAATGCAGTTTTTCATACTTCTCAAAATCCCGAAAAATATCCTGTAAAATAA
- a CDS encoding cupin domain-containing protein, translating into MRALTILKTTITVLFFQQSFAQETKKESATPQYTIENCVNHFDINKATKTKVGYQYWFANKDFTQENTLKMSIVEPGKSTHAPHHHPEEEFFYILEGTAEFFLDGKTITAGPNTSFYCPPNAEHGISNAGKTDLKYLVIKKDLR; encoded by the coding sequence ATGAGAGCCCTAACTATCCTAAAAACTACAATTACAGTTTTATTTTTCCAACAATCTTTTGCCCAGGAAACCAAAAAAGAATCCGCAACGCCACAATACACCATAGAGAACTGTGTCAATCATTTTGACATAAACAAAGCCACCAAAACTAAAGTAGGTTACCAATATTGGTTTGCCAATAAAGATTTTACTCAGGAAAACACTTTAAAAATGAGTATTGTAGAACCTGGAAAATCGACGCACGCACCGCATCACCACCCTGAGGAAGAATTTTTCTATATTTTGGAAGGTACCGCCGAATTCTTTCTTGACGGTAAAACCATTACAGCTGGTCCAAATACCAGTTTCTATTGTCCGCCAAACGCCGAACACGGAATTAGCAATGCTGGAAAAACTGATTTGAAATATTTGGTCATTAAAAAGGATTTGAGATAG
- a CDS encoding TetR/AcrR family transcriptional regulator — translation MASKDRILRQKEETRNNILGAAYDIVKEEGWNGLSMRKIADRIEYTAPIIYEYFSNKEAILEELTGKGFVKLTKELQTAIDKFEKPEDQLEAMWMTYWDFAFTNTEMYQLMFGVQMTCCAQRCSAQEGPYKLFTQVIAEVMKNSNPSQDIIKQKYFTFFSVIHGLIAINIINKSDILETINAQILKDAIGGIIKSIQ, via the coding sequence ATGGCTAGCAAAGATCGAATTTTAAGACAAAAAGAAGAGACAAGAAATAATATTCTTGGCGCTGCTTATGATATCGTAAAAGAAGAAGGCTGGAATGGTTTGAGTATGCGTAAAATTGCCGACAGAATCGAATATACCGCTCCTATTATTTATGAATATTTTTCGAATAAAGAAGCTATTTTAGAAGAACTGACAGGCAAAGGTTTTGTTAAGCTGACTAAGGAGTTACAGACTGCTATAGACAAGTTTGAAAAACCCGAAGATCAATTGGAAGCCATGTGGATGACTTACTGGGACTTCGCTTTTACTAATACTGAAATGTATCAACTGATGTTTGGTGTTCAAATGACCTGCTGTGCACAACGATGTTCGGCTCAAGAGGGACCTTACAAATTATTTACTCAAGTGATTGCTGAAGTCATGAAAAACAGCAACCCGAGTCAAGATATCATTAAACAGAAGTACTTCACTTTCTTTTCTGTTATTCATGGTTTAATCGCCATCAACATCATTAACAAAAGTGATATTTTAGAAACAATTAATGCTCAGATTTTGAAAGATGCTATTGGCGGCATCATCAAATCAATACAATAA